In Apteryx mantelli isolate bAptMan1 chromosome 33, bAptMan1.hap1, whole genome shotgun sequence, the DNA window gctgcccctccagcagCCAAATCGCCTCCCGCGAGCCCTGTCACTGCCCCATCTCCTCCTTCTACCCCATCTTCAccagggctggcagctcctgctgcccctccagcagCCAAATCGCCTCCCATGAGCCCTGTCACTGCCCCATCTGCTCCTTCCACCCCATTTTCACCAggtctggcagctcctgctgcccctccagctcctgctgcccctccagcagCCAAATCTCCTCCCGCGAGCCCTGTCACTGCCCCGTCTCCTCCTTCCATCCCGTCTTCAccagggctggcagctcctgctgcccctccagcagCCAAATCGCCTCCCGTGAGCCCTGTCACTGCCCCGTCTCCTCCTTCCACCCCATTTTCAccagggctggcagctcctgctcctccaccagctcctgctgcccctccagcagCCAAATCGCCTCCTGTGAGCCCTGTCACTGCCCCGTCTCCTCCTTCCACaccagccacaccagggctggcagctcctgctcctccaccagctcctgctgcccctccagcaACCAAATCACCTCCTGTGAGCCCTGTCACTGCCCCGTCTCCTCCTTCCACaccagccacaccagggctggcagctcctgctcctccaccagctcctgctgcccctccagcaACCAAATCACCTCCTGTGAGCCCTGTGACTGCCCCGTCTCCTCCTTCTACCCCATCTTCAccagggctggcagctcctgctcctccaccagctcctgctgcccctccagcagCCAAATCGCCTCCCATGAGCCCTGTCACTGCCCCATCTCCTCCTTCCACCCCATTTTCACCAggactggcagctcctgctgcccctccagctcctgctgcccctccagcagCCAAATTGCCTCCTGTGAGCCCTGTCACTGCCCCATCTGCTCCTTCCACaccagccacaccagggctggcagctcctgctcctccaccagctcctgctgcccctccagcagCCGAATCGCCTCCCATGAGCCCTGTGACTGCCCCGTCTCCTCCTTCTACCCCATCTTCAccagggctggcagctcctgctcctctaccagctcctgctgcccctccagcagCCAAATCGCCTCCCATGAGCCCTGTCACTGCCCCGTCTCCTCCTTCCACCCCAGCTTCACCAGGCCTGGCAGttcctgctgcccctccagctcctgctgcccctccagcagCCAAATCGCCTCCTGTGAGCCCTGTCACTGCCCCATCTCCTCCTTCCACCCCAGCTTCACCAggactggcagctcctgctgcccctccagctcctgctgcccctccagcagCCAAATCGCCTCCCATGAGCCCTGTCACTGCCCCATCTGCTCCTTCCACCCCATTTTCACCAggactggcagctcctgctgcccctccagctcctgctgcccctccagcagCCAAATCACCTCCCATGAGCCCTGTCACTGCCCCATCTGCTCCTTCCACCCCATTTTCACCAggactggcagctcctgctgcccctccagctcctgctgcccctccagcagCCAAATCGCCTCCCATGAGCCCTGTCACTGCCCCATCTGCTCCTTCCACCCCATTTTCACCAggactggcagctcctgctgcccctccagctcctgctgcccctccagcagCCAAATCGCCTCCCATGAGCCCTGTGGCTGCcccagcagcccctgccccagctccagcccctccTGCTGCTACTGTGAGCCCTGTGCCTGGCACATTGGCTCCAgctccaggtgctgctgccccaCCTGCACCCGTCTCTGCCGCTTGCCCGGTCCTGGGGGTTCCTGATGCCCTCCCTAAGCCATCagctggggccgctgcccctgcagcctcccctgcTGTCAGTCCTGCCCCTCAGAAACCAGCTGCCAAGCTTCCTGCCACTTCCCCCAATAAAAAGCAACCTCCTTCTGCTAAGCTCCCCAAGCTGGCACCGCGCACCCCCCCATCCAAACCTCCGCCgaaagccccagcccctgtctGTGCTGCTGTCGACGACGACGACCTGCCACCTCTGATCCCCCCAGAGGTGCCCGCTGTTGAACCGCCTTTGCAGCCCATCCTGGTGGACCTCTCACCCAGAGCAGCTGTGGCCCCCGCTGAGGCCCCAGCTCCTCCGGCTAAGCAGCCTGTGCTGAAGAATGACAAGGGTATTTGCCTCCTCGGTGTGCTGTGTGCGTGGAGTGTCACTGGCTGCCCACCGGATACTAACCCGTAGGCAGGGGCTCCACCTGCCCCTGCATCGCTTGGGGTGTCAGTCTAGATGAGCTGTCTTTAGAAACGCCGCGCGGTGCAGGCAGGCCTGAACCACGCCAGGCTGAGCCGAGCCCGCCTGAGCGGCTGTCGAGTTCGGAGgtgggggagcggggaggggtcGCCTCCCGGCCTGCAGTCACGGGATCGGGCAGGTCAGGGCTCACTGCATGGTCCAGCGCCAGCAGGGGCGACTCGGCATCACTAACGGTGTGTTCTCGGGCACAGAGCACGGTGTGGCTTGTGGCACGGGTGTTGCAACCGTTGTCTGAACTGGTTTTATGCTGAAACTGGTCCGTGCCGCCACATGCATATACCCCCTGGCATGTGTCTGGCATCCACCGTGGTTTTAGCTgttcccttcccctcttccctgcGCGGCTGTGTTGGGGACGTGTCACTGCACTCTCAGGTGCACTGTGGTCACTTGGAGCTGCCGGCACACGCACCGGCTCTGCCGAGGCCCGGTGTCTGCTGGCTCCCCGGGAGTCGGCCAGCAGAAGGGGAGGCGCGGGCAGTGCTGGGGTCGAAATGGCTCCCTGCACTCTGGGAG includes these proteins:
- the NACA gene encoding nascent polypeptide-associated complex subunit alpha isoform X1 produces the protein MPAGMSPGSPAAAPQGPAPSVARICPAGPASPLAAPAAAGSPPAAPALAGPASPPAPVTPPAGKASPAGPASPLAAPAASPVADAAPAMGAPVPPPVARRPPGSPDPQAVPAAAVVAAPVAPALSKTSPRAAASAPGKPAPASLVSLPAPPVAAAPSAPSAPAASLPITPVMAAPATPPAAKSPPASPVTAPSPPSTPSSPGLAAPAAPPATKPPPVSPVTAPSPPSTPASPGLAAPAAPPAAKSPPVSPVTAPSPPSTPASPGLAAPAPPPAPAAPPAAKSPPVSPVTAPSPPFTPASPGLAAPAAPPATKSPPVSPVTAPSPPSTPATPGLAAPAPPPAPAAPPAAKSPPMSPVTAPSPPSTPSSPGLAAPAPPPAPAAPPAAKSPPVSPVTAPSPPSNPFSPGLAAPAPPAAPAAPPAAKSPPASPVTAPSPPSTPSSPGLAAPAAPPAAKSPPMSPVTAPSAPSTPFSPGLAAPAAPPAPAAPPAAKSPPASPVTAPSPPSIPSSPGLAAPAAPPAAKSPPVSPVTAPSPPSTPFSPGLAAPAPPPAPAAPPAAKSPPVSPVTAPSPPSTPATPGLAAPAPPPAPAAPPATKSPPVSPVTAPSPPSTPATPGLAAPAPPPAPAAPPATKSPPVSPVTAPSPPSTPSSPGLAAPAPPPAPAAPPAAKSPPMSPVTAPSPPSTPFSPGLAAPAAPPAPAAPPAAKLPPVSPVTAPSAPSTPATPGLAAPAPPPAPAAPPAAESPPMSPVTAPSPPSTPSSPGLAAPAPLPAPAAPPAAKSPPMSPVTAPSPPSTPASPGLAVPAAPPAPAAPPAAKSPPVSPVTAPSPPSTPASPGLAAPAAPPAPAAPPAAKSPPMSPVTAPSAPSTPFSPGLAAPAAPPAPAAPPAAKSPPMSPVTAPSAPSTPFSPGLAAPAAPPAPAAPPAAKSPPMSPVTAPSAPSTPFSPGLAAPAAPPAPAAPPAAKSPPMSPVAAPAAPAPAPAPPAATVSPVPGTLAPAPGAAAPPAPVSAACPVLGVPDALPKPSAGAAAPAASPAVSPAPQKPAAKLPATSPNKKQPPSAKLPKLAPRTPPSKPPPKAPAPVCAAVDDDDLPPLIPPEVPAVEPPLQPILVDLSPRAAVAPAEAPAPPAKQPVLKNDKGSGTESDSDESVPELEEQDSTQATTQQAQLAAAAEIDEEPVSKAKQSRSEKKARKAMSKLGLRQVTGVTRVTIRKSKNILFVITKPDVYKSPASDTYIVFGEAKIEDLSQQAQLAAAEKFKVQGEAVSNIQENTQTPTVQEESEEEEVDETGVEVKDIELVMSQANVSRAKAVRALKNNSNDIVNAIMELTM